GAGGGGGATCTCGACGGATCCGTGCGCCTCCCGTGACACCGGGCCGGCTCTCCGGGCCCCGTCGGGGCCTGTACGCCCCCGGGCGGGTCTCTCAGTGGGCGTCGAGAAAGGTCAGTACGGCGAGAACGCGGCGATGGTCGTCCTCCGTCCCCGATATCCGCATCCTGGACAGGATGCTGTGCACGTGCTTCTCGACCGTCCCCTCGGTGATCCAGAGTTTGTGCGCTATGCCGGAGTTGGAGCGTCCCTCGGCCATCAGGGACAGCACCTCCTGCTCACGCGCGGTGAGAAGCTCCAGCGGATCGTCCCTGCGGTGGGTCCTGATGAGTTCCCGCACGAGACTCGGATCGACGACCGAGCCGCCCTGGACGACGCGCTCAAGCGTCTCCACGAAGTCGTCCACACCGGTCACCCGGCTCTTGAGCAGGTAACCGACCCGGTGCCCCGTGGCGAGCAGTTCCATCGCCTCCTCCACCTCGATGTGCGCCGACAGCAGGAGAATCCCCGTCTCCGGGAACTCCTCGCGGATCACCCGCGCCGCGTCGAGACCCTCGTTGGTGTGGGCGGGGGGCATCCGGATGTCGAGGATGACGAGATCGGGCCGGTGCAGCCGGACGAGGGTGAGGATCTCCACCGCGTCTCCGGCCTGGCCGACGACCTCGAAGCCCGACCGCGACATGAGGCTCGCCACCCCCTCGCGGAAAAGCACGTCGTCGTCCGCCAGCGCTATCCGTATCCGCTCCTCGCTCACGGCTCTCGCCCCTTCGCCACGTATTCCCCGCCGGATTTTTGTTACAGGAATGGTCATACGGGGTTAAAGGAATTGCATCTCGACTGCTCCGGGTAGTCGTCCACACGCCGTCAGGCCGGAATACGATCGGACGAGAACCGTCAATCACCCCTTTGACCTGCGAGTATCTTAGTCTCTATGCGCGAACGGCTTTTGTCGTTATTGCTGCGTACAAAGCGCCCGCCCCTCGTGATGGGGATCATCTCCGGCGCCATCTGCATCGCGGCGGAAGCCCTGCTGTCCATTTTGCTGGAGCGCGTGACATCGGGTGATTTCCTGGAGGGGATCTACCTGCTCGGTGTTCTGCTGATCTCGATCGAGTGGGGGCTGGGGCTGGGGGTGGTGACCCTGGCGGCCAGCGCGGTCGCCTTCAACTACTTCAACCTCCCGCCCGTGTGGAGCTTCTCGTACGGGACGCGCTGGCTCTGGACCCCGCTCCCGGTCTTCCTCTTCGTCGGGCTGGTGACCAGCTCGATCGCGGCACTGGCGCGCTCACTGGGCATCCAGGCGGACAAACGCCGTCGAGAGGCGGATCTCATCGCGCAACTGGCCCACATCCTGTTGCGTACGGAGGATCTGGAGGCGGCGCTGCGACCGGCCTCCCGTCTCCTGGCACGGGCTCTGGGGGCGCCGAACCTGGAGATCCGGCTTGGGGAGGTCCCCGCGGAAGAGCACGGAGAGGCGCTGCCGCTCATGGAGAACGGCGTCAGGATCGGCACGCTGGTCCTGCCCGTCCGCGTTCCCGAGGCGGTACGGAGGCGCCTGCGCGAGCGGAT
This region of Streptosporangium sp. NBC_01495 genomic DNA includes:
- a CDS encoding response regulator transcription factor, with translation MSEERIRIALADDDVLFREGVASLMSRSGFEVVGQAGDAVEILTLVRLHRPDLVILDIRMPPAHTNEGLDAARVIREEFPETGILLLSAHIEVEEAMELLATGHRVGYLLKSRVTGVDDFVETLERVVQGGSVVDPSLVRELIRTHRRDDPLELLTAREQEVLSLMAEGRSNSGIAHKLWITEGTVEKHVHSILSRMRISGTEDDHRRVLAVLTFLDAH